A genomic stretch from Pseudomonas mendocina includes:
- the fliN gene encoding flagellar motor switch protein FliN: MSSPISDNDFDSLINEGSLGLMETAQSESAAPQLPHQDLSFFGKIPVNVTLEVASTEVSLQELMDVDAGSVIVLDKLAGEPLDVKVNGALFARAEVVVMNGNYGLRIVELSGDGLSKLGA; the protein is encoded by the coding sequence ATGAGCAGCCCCATTTCCGACAACGATTTCGACAGCCTGATCAACGAAGGCAGCCTCGGTCTGATGGAGACCGCTCAGAGTGAAAGCGCTGCCCCGCAGCTGCCCCATCAGGACCTGAGCTTTTTCGGCAAGATTCCGGTTAACGTCACCCTGGAAGTCGCCTCCACCGAAGTGTCCCTGCAAGAGCTGATGGACGTGGACGCAGGCAGCGTGATCGTGCTCGACAAACTGGCGGGCGAACCGCTGGATGTGAAGGTCAACGGTGCACTGTTTGCTCGCGCTGAAGTGGTGGTGATGAACGGCAACTACGGCCTGCGCATCGTCGAGCTGTCTGGTGACGGCCTGAGCAAACTGGGCGCATGA
- the flhB gene encoding flagellar biosynthesis protein FlhB, producing the protein MAEQNSSQEKTEEASEQKLRKSKQDGQVARSKDVATTVSLIATLFILKFSAGMFLEGLNDIFRMSYIQFDHSEVSLDDLPTLLGYNLVTFIKLLSPLLLTSVLVIALSLFPGGWVFASKNFMPKLSKLNPITGLGRIFSAQNWTDLLKSILKIFVVLLAGYLLIRNALPELMALQRRSVTEALQAAFSLSFDLILIMLVIFVVFSFIDIPLQRFLFLKKMRMTKQERKEEHKNQEGRPEVKARIKQLQRQMLQRQISKVIKNADVVITNPTHYAVALKYDTKKAEAPFVLAKGVDETAQFMKQMAAKHNLDVIEVPPLTRAVYYSTQVNQQIPTPLYTAVAHVLTYVLQLKAWRQGRRSKPELSKNLPIPDSLANRA; encoded by the coding sequence ATGGCTGAGCAGAACAGCAGTCAGGAGAAAACAGAAGAGGCCTCCGAACAGAAACTGCGCAAGAGCAAGCAGGATGGCCAGGTCGCCCGCTCCAAAGACGTCGCCACCACCGTCTCGTTGATCGCCACCCTGTTCATTCTGAAGTTCAGTGCCGGGATGTTTCTGGAGGGCCTGAACGACATTTTCCGGATGTCTTACATCCAGTTTGACCACAGTGAAGTCAGTCTCGACGACCTGCCTACCCTGCTCGGCTACAACCTGGTGACGTTTATCAAACTGCTGTCTCCACTGCTGCTAACCAGTGTGCTGGTGATCGCCCTGTCACTGTTTCCCGGTGGTTGGGTGTTTGCCTCGAAAAACTTTATGCCCAAGTTGAGCAAGCTCAATCCCATCACAGGGCTTGGCCGGATCTTTTCAGCCCAGAACTGGACCGACCTACTGAAGTCGATCCTGAAGATCTTCGTCGTCCTGCTGGCCGGTTACCTGCTGATCCGCAATGCCCTGCCAGAACTGATGGCCCTGCAACGGCGCAGCGTGACAGAAGCCTTACAAGCGGCCTTCAGCCTGTCGTTCGACCTCATTCTGATCATGCTGGTGATCTTTGTGGTGTTTTCGTTTATCGACATTCCACTTCAGCGTTTTCTGTTCCTGAAAAAAATGCGTATGACCAAACAGGAGCGCAAGGAAGAGCATAAAAACCAGGAAGGCCGCCCCGAGGTAAAAGCGCGGATCAAGCAACTGCAACGGCAAATGCTGCAACGGCAGATCAGCAAAGTGATCAAGAATGCCGACGTGGTCATCACCAACCCGACCCACTACGCCGTGGCATTGAAATACGACACAAAAAAGGCTGAAGCGCCCTTTGTACTGGCCAAAGGCGTGGATGAAACCGCCCAATTCATGAAGCAGATGGCGGCCAAACATAATCTGGATGTGATTGAGGTGCCTCCGCTTACCCGAGCGGTGTACTACAGCACCCAAGTCAATCAGCAAATCCCAACGCCGCTGTACACCGCAGTGGCCCATGTACTGACGTATGTTCTGCAGCTCAAGGCCTGGCGCCAGGGCCGCAGAAGCAAACCTGAGCTAAGCAAGAACCTCCCCATCCCCGACAGTCTGGCGAACAGGGCCTGA
- a CDS encoding flagellar biosynthetic protein FliQ, with product MLTPEYAAALVANAVYIAGLIVCILVLPSLLGGLIVSIFQAATQINEQMLSFLPRLLITLGMLLFAGHWILRTLSELFIETFQQAGHLVG from the coding sequence ATGCTGACTCCCGAATATGCCGCAGCCTTAGTCGCCAACGCTGTCTATATCGCCGGTCTGATTGTGTGCATTCTGGTTCTGCCGAGCCTGCTGGGCGGCCTGATCGTGAGCATTTTTCAGGCCGCGACCCAGATTAACGAACAGATGCTGAGCTTCCTTCCGCGCCTGCTCATCACCTTGGGCATGCTGCTGTTTGCCGGCCACTGGATTCTGCGCACGCTCAGTGAGCTGTTTATAGAAACCTTCCAGCAGGCGGGCCACCTGGTCGGCTGA
- the fliP gene encoding flagellar type III secretion system pore protein FliP (The bacterial flagellar biogenesis protein FliP forms a type III secretion system (T3SS)-type pore required for flagellar assembly.), translating to MNMSRLLQVGLLLAAMCCPVLAQAEGGDITLFNFNDTANGQTLSVKLQILLMMTLLGFLPAMLMMMTCFTRFIIVLAILRQAIGLQQSPPNQILIGVALCLSLLVMRPVWQEMYTEAYQPFEADQISLEQGLGEGKRIISKFMLAQTSKNALQTMVDLAGETMPDNLEDLDFSLLLPAFVLSELKTAFQLGFMIFIPFLVIDLVVASVLMAMGMMMLSPMMISLPFKLMVFVLVDGWTLLVGTLSTSIQAY from the coding sequence ATGAACATGAGTCGCCTGCTGCAAGTTGGTCTGCTGCTGGCAGCCATGTGCTGCCCCGTGCTGGCCCAGGCTGAAGGCGGCGACATCACCCTGTTCAACTTCAACGACACGGCCAACGGCCAGACCCTCAGCGTCAAATTGCAGATCCTGCTGATGATGACGCTGCTGGGCTTTCTGCCCGCCATGTTGATGATGATGACCTGCTTCACCCGTTTCATCATCGTGCTGGCGATCCTGCGTCAGGCGATCGGCCTGCAACAGAGCCCACCCAACCAGATTCTCATCGGCGTTGCCTTGTGCCTGAGCCTGCTGGTGATGCGGCCGGTTTGGCAGGAGATGTACACCGAGGCGTATCAGCCTTTTGAAGCCGACCAGATCAGCCTCGAACAAGGGCTGGGCGAAGGAAAGCGCATCATCAGCAAATTCATGCTGGCGCAAACCAGCAAGAACGCCTTGCAGACCATGGTCGATCTGGCAGGCGAAACGATGCCAGACAATCTGGAAGACTTGGATTTCTCCCTGCTGCTGCCAGCCTTTGTACTGAGCGAGCTGAAGACTGCCTTCCAACTCGGGTTCATGATCTTCATACCGTTTCTGGTGATAGATCTGGTGGTCGCCAGCGTACTGATGGCGATGGGTATGATGATGCTCTCGCCGATGATGATCTCGCTGCCCTTTAAACTCATGGTATTCGTGCTCGTGGATGGCTGGACGCTGTTAGTCGGCACCCTCAGTACCAGTATTCAGGCGTATTAG
- the fliR gene encoding flagellar biosynthetic protein FliR: MPSQDALLHASTYLTSLQAYWWPFCRIMAVMSMAPLFNHKAMSIRVRILLALALTAALSAALPDMPVIDPLTLKGIFTTVEQIIFGMILGLMLQLVFTIFTLVGEIISTQMGMSMARFNDPLNGVSSSSILYQVYFLALVLMFLAIDGHLLTVSVLYQSFIYWPVGSGLHYLSLNSFIDAFSWVLAAAVLVSLPIVFCLTLVQFCFGLLNRISPAMNLFSLGFPLSILMGLLCLFLTIPHLPESYLHLSRELLHDIGVILREGAHG; this comes from the coding sequence ATGCCCAGCCAAGACGCCTTGCTGCACGCCAGCACTTACCTGACCAGCCTACAGGCCTATTGGTGGCCGTTTTGCCGGATCATGGCCGTCATGAGCATGGCGCCCCTGTTTAACCACAAGGCCATGAGCATCCGCGTGCGCATCTTGTTGGCACTGGCCCTGACGGCGGCATTGAGCGCGGCCCTGCCGGACATGCCCGTGATTGATCCGCTGACGCTAAAGGGCATCTTCACCACTGTCGAGCAGATCATCTTCGGCATGATTCTGGGCCTGATGCTGCAACTGGTGTTCACCATCTTCACCTTGGTTGGCGAAATCATCTCCACCCAGATGGGTATGAGTATGGCGAGGTTTAACGACCCCCTGAACGGCGTGTCCTCATCGTCCATCCTTTATCAGGTGTACTTCCTTGCCCTGGTGCTGATGTTTCTCGCCATCGACGGCCACTTGCTCACCGTCAGCGTGCTGTACCAGAGCTTCATCTACTGGCCTGTGGGCAGCGGCCTGCATTACCTGAGCCTGAACAGCTTTATCGACGCTTTCTCCTGGGTACTGGCAGCCGCTGTACTGGTCAGCCTGCCCATTGTGTTCTGCCTGACCCTGGTGCAGTTCTGCTTCGGTCTGCTCAACCGTATTTCCCCGGCCATGAACCTGTTCTCCCTGGGCTTTCCCTTGAGCATTCTGATGGGCTTGCTGTGCTTGTTCCTGACCATCCCTCACCTGCCGGAAAGCTACCTGCACCTGAGCCGCGAGCTGCTGCACGACATTGGCGTGATTCTGCGGGAGGGCGCCCATGGCTGA